The Buteo buteo chromosome 1, bButBut1.hap1.1, whole genome shotgun sequence sequence GGAGCGAGCGGGGTCTTTTCTGCACTGATTTATCAACAAGCCACAGCACCCACGCGCGCACCGGCagcaaaaagtgaaaagatgctagtggggggggggggggggggggagggaaaccCTCCACTCCAGCAGCTAAAAAGCCCTATAAAACCCTAAAATATCTCCAGAACCCACATGAGTGCAGAGAGCGAGGCTGTCAGCTGCTAAGGCAGAGAGCGCTCTGGTAATGCAGTGGTgaaaagatttagaaaaaaacgCCAATATACttcaagggaaaataaatgccTGTGGACACATTTGCTCCCGGCGCAGACTCTAGCTCGCTGTGGCTCGGTGCGTTGCTTTCTTGAGGAGAAGCTGGACAGCAGTGCTCCAGAGAGAAACCAGATGTGCGAGCCTAGGCAGGCTCCAGATCAGGAAGGCTGCTGTGGTTGTCTCCGTCCATCGAGGGAGAGTTTGCTGCCACCTTAGGGTCTGTCAGCACAGCTGAGAAGCTCGATCGCAACTCCTACGAGGGTAATGTACCGGTGGGAGTTGGTTTGCTTGGGTGCCCGCCGTAGCCTAACAGCGGAGAGCACTATCTCCTCCTGGCCAAGGCCTCCAGGAGCAAAACTGGTGGCTAAGTCCATGCCGTAACAAATGTGAACACGGTTCAGTTTCGCATTTGGGGTGCGCTGGAGTAGAAGACTCTTGCTGCCAAAAGGAACTGGCAGGCAAAAGAAGGAGCCAGCGTCGCTGGTAACCGTGGCCCGACCTGGATAGCGGCTGCTCCGAAGCTGCGCGGTGGTGTTGCCGCGTCTTGTCTCCTCCGAACGCTCGCGCTGCTTCATGAACTGGAACATCCACCAGCACAAGGTGGATGGAGGAGGAGATTGGGTTCTTGTGAACTCAGTGCTGCGTCTCTGTCTGCATCAGAGACGTCTGGGTTCGTTGACCACCCACAAcggcagggagagggagagaagaaggatTGAAGCGACAACCCGTCATGTCACTTATGGGGGGTCCTGGGACAGTGCAAGAACCCACTAACCAGCACCCGCCAGCGCATCTGAGGGCAGGGGACCAGTGCTCTGGGTAGGAGCTGCCCAGGCACGGGGACAGGAGCAGCACCCAGGAGGGACACccagaaaggcagcagcaaagggagAGCAAAGTATAGCAGAAGTTTCTCCACCATCTCAAAGTGTTTCAGAGCAGGTGAGCGTTTTCCATGGGGAACTACGCTGTTAGCCTGAGGAGTCCACTGTCAGTGGAAGGATCACTTGGACAAACTACGTTTGGTGGATTCAGGGGGGGAAATCTCTTCCAGACTGGAGATCACAAGTGCTAAGACGAAGGGGAAGGAGCTGTATCTCAGGAGCACCTAATCTTCAGTCCCACTTCAGTGTTATGGCTCTGTGGTAAAGGCAGCAGCTCGAtacagagagagggagagagatcCTCATTCCTGGTGGCCACGACCCCATGGGGCGAGCACAACGGCAATGACACATCTCTCCCAAAAGCAGGCAGCTTCCCGGAGCTGGCAGCTGCCCGTCTACCTCCCACCTCTGAGGGGGTCCTGGCCTCAGAGGCGAGCCGGGGACAGCTAAGTGCTCAGGGACACGGCTGGATTAGCCTCTCCTTGTGTGAAACGACTGTGGTTGGCTCTTCCTCCATcaagaactggggaaaaaaaaaaaaaaccaaaccaaaaaaacccccaccaccccTTCCTGCCATCTGGAGAGCTAGCTGACACAAGCTGAAACATGTGTGCCATATGTACACAGCTGCGGAGTGCAGGGACGCCGCTGTCAGCCCATCTGCCCGGCACGCTGCGTGCCAGTCGCTCACCCTCGGGTGGGCTGCCGAGATGAGGAGGGTGTCCTGCAGAGAGGCATggcttccccttcctcctcctcctcctcctcaccaggCATGGATGGGCTCCCTACAGGCGTggtgggcctgatcctgcaagcGTTGGGGTTTTCTCTCGTGCGTGTCAGTGAGGATGGCTATCTCCAGCCCCGCGCATCCAagcagggtggggaaggggacgACACCTGCGCGGGTGCTGGGTACCGGTGGCTGAGCGGGGCTCAGCGGCTCTGCACCCAGCAGCCGACCCCTTCCCCAAGgagcgcggggccggggccggctgcGTGCAAGCGCGGCACTCTCCCGTGCTCCTCGCCCGCCCGTCTGCGGGGAGGTATCGGTTTCAGTGCCTCAGAAAAAGCCTCCCAGCTGCTTAAGAGCCTGATACGTGATGACAAGGAGGGGACGGAGGGCTAACCGAGGAACAAGAAGTAAACCGAGGTCTGCGGCTGACGGCGTACGGGGATTGCCTCCTGCACGGGGCTGAAGGCCCCTTTGTACGCTCGGGGATGTGAAAAGACGGCGGTCACCCGAGGCAAGAGCAAGCCTCCCTGCTGCGTTTACCTCTACAAACGCATCTCTCCGGCCTCCCGCTTCCCGGCCCCCCTGACCAAGACACGACGGAAAGCAACGTCCTCTCTTCTGACCCAAACCGCTCCTCAAAAACCTCTCCGCCGGCACCGGTGTGTATTTGAGTGACAAGCCAGCGCCGCGCGTATGTGCAATGAAGCCGACTGTCACCTGATGTCACGTACGGCACCAAGCACGCCGTTGGCAGCCCAACAAGAAATGAATCCAAATGTCATCCAATGATGGTCGGGACAGCCAGCCCACCCCTCAGCAAATTGCTAGGAAAACCTCACAGCAAACATTTCCCGGAGAatggtttctttctctctgcagagcGAATACAGCTCTGCCAGTATGTTCCCGTGCTGACCCTAGAGACTGGCTTTCATGGGAAGAGAGGACAGCAACTTGTTCTGCAGGCTCTTTGGGCTCCCAGCTGAGTCCAGGACTGAAATGATTTATGGAGACAGGGCCAAGGCCAGGAATCTGAGGCTTTTCGAGAGTTGCCCATTTCCCAAAAGAGTGCGGCTTTAATTTGTTGCTTGCCTGACTTCTGCTTGAGGCTCAGCCTAGAACAAGATTGCCAGTGATTTGGGAAATCAGTGCTACTTCCCCTTGCGGTTTTGGTGGTGTAGATGTCTGTCCACGGAGAATTAGACTGACACTTCCAAGCGCGTTACACGCAGTCACCAAACAACCGAGATATGGAAGCAGCttatagaaacaaaatatatcAAGTCTGGAGTTTGCATCTACAAGGGGTGGCCTCTCAGCACCAGAGGGACAGCATCCAGCACACGCTGGATTACCACGCTTATAACAGAAGCTGTCAGATCCCACCACCGCGCAGTGGTTAAAAATGCTCTACTTTAGATGCTCATCAGCAATTCTCTGCTGACATACAGCCCCTGTCTCAGCCTGCGCTTCCTACCGAGGTCGGGGCTGGAAGTCTGTTTGCAGAAGTAGATGACGGAGAAGGATTAACTCTTGGGGTgcagccacccccccccccccccagcagtcATTGAGAAGGGCTGCAGGCATCAGGCAGGAGATGGGAAAAAGCAGAGCTCCTCTAAGCAGGAAACAGGACTGAGTCCTGAAGCGAGCACACTTGGCGAATGGCTTGGATAAGTAACGTCTGAAAGACGGTAGCCAAAAGCCTGGATGTGCAAGCCTCCCTGCAAGCAAAGCGTGGCTGCTCCCACCGGGCTGGAGGGACCATCGTGGGAGAGGCGATGCTCAGCATCTCTCACGATCAGACTCATCCGCAGCTCGCAGCCCTCCAAGCCCTGTGCATCTCCTTCCTACACACCCGGAATAGTCCTGTCAGCACTTActggaaaggcagaaaagccGGGCTCGCACAATGTGACAGCGCATCTTTGTCCATCCATGAGCTGTGACAGGGTGCCTGCACACAGACAGAAGTATAGGGCCGAGTATAGGGGCCAGGGCACCGATTTTTCCTTgtgggaaaaacagaagaaccTTGCGGCTTCTCTGGATTTTCTCCTCACCTTCCACATGTTGGGGAGGTGGTAGAGGGATTTTGTCCACAACTCCATTTACCTTTCAGAACCTCCACCCTGCCAGTGAGAACACGTCTACTATCCTTCACAGACGACCGTGAGGACTTTCAAGACCTCTCCACAAAAAAGCCCGGCACAGTACGCACTTCAAGCACACGCTACAGTAAAAACCACGGGAAATTAACTGGCAAGGGACCGCAACTTATCTCGACCATCCCTGGCAGATATGGGGCACGCGGAAAGTTTCAGAGGTGGCCGCAGGATCCCCAAGGGCCCCGCGGGGTCAGGCACCCTGCACAAAAGTCAGCAGGAGCACGTCGCTGCCCAAATTCCCCGGGATCCCTTTggggcagcccagcccagcaggaGAGCTAGCAAGTTACACGTGCTCCTGGTACAGGAGCATCACCCCAGCTCGCAGCTTGGCCAAGTGCCTCTGCCCACCCTCGGTTTTCACTCGGAGGGCTTTCTcggttttgtttccctttccccccccacctctgttctgtctctggggAAAAGTCCAAAAGTTTCTAACTGCAAGCAAACGAAAAGcccttatttatttatcttgAGCGTTAGCACAGCTCTAGGGTTGGTACTTCCAGGCATTTTGAACCGACTTCCCCTTCTGTCAGGCGTCCACTCCAGGCTCCTGCCTTTAacctcccccggccccagccgTACGGAACGGCGGgcgctccccgcccccccccatccccacgaCCCCACGCACCCCTCAGCCATCCCCGAGTGGGAGAAGAACTCCGCAAAGCCGTCCCCGGGCGGGATGgggctgggtggtggtggtggggggggggatgtgcgATGGTTTCGGCGGCAGGTACCTGCTTCCTCAACGCCTCGAAGGCGGCGCTGATGGTGTGGACGCGGGTCCTCTCCCGGGCGTTGGCCAACAGCCGCCGCGTCTGCTGCAGGGCTTTGATCTCCGGCGAGACGCCGGACGCCTCGCCCGGCCGAGGGCgaggggaggcggcgggcggcggcggcgggcgggcggcggggggcggcggcggcggcgcggcggggaaGGCGCTGGCGGCGCCGAGCGGCTCCCAGGCGGGCGGtggggcggcgggaggaggaggaggaggaggaggaggaggaagaggcggTGGGGGGTGCGTGGGGGGAGCGCGGAGCGGCGTCCGCCTGCCGCTCAGCACTTTGAGCTCCACGCGGAAACTTTTGCAGCCGTGCTTGCGCCGCAGCCGCCGCAACCCGCCGAGCTCGGCGGCGGGGCAGAGGCGCGGCCAGGGCTCGCCGTCCGCCAGCGGCGTGCTCCGCATGGCGCGGGGCGCTGCGCGGCTGCGCTCACCGCCGCCCGCTccgccgctccgctcccgcTGCCGTtcccgtcgccgccgccgccgccgccccgccgccgccgccgccgccgcccatCTGCGCCCGCTCGGCCGCGGCGGGCAACGGAaccccggcgggccggctcccTCCGTCCGGCCGCCCGGCCGTGTGTCCGCGGTTCCCcgcagcctgcctgcctcccaccGCCGGCAGCCGGCCCGCCGCGCAGATGAGCGGCTTTAAAGAAACAGGaaggctggcttttttttttttttttttttttttttcttcccaaaacagCTGTGCTGCCAATCTCCTTTGTtcatccccccccacccccccttcccttccctcccaccccactcccACTTTCTTCTTTAATCTCGCTCTTCCATGCGATGGAAGAGAAATCCTGCCCCCCGGAGACTCGCCGCGACCCACCGTGTgcgctccccacccccccccccccggccccgtcTTGCCTCCCCAGGGAAATCCGTGATTTGCTCTGGTTTCCAGCCCCCCTTCATCCCGCTTCTCCCCTCCTATCACTCGTTTGTCTCATCAGGATCCTCATCTgcgaggtgggggggggttaGTGCTTGACTTCACGTTGCCTTCCTAAATAAACCCGGGAGCACCGAGGGCACCCCGGCGGGATGGGGAGCCGAGGACCCTCCAACACCTCGCAGATACCCCTCCTGTCGCCGCTTCGTCTTTCACGGCTCCCCGAAGCCTTCGCTTGCTGCTCTGCTACCGACTTGGGATCTGCTTAGAAGAATTATTCCACAGTAAAAGGCTGCCCTGTTTTTTCACGGGGATAACAAGGGAGCCCGGACGCATGAGTCATTGGTACCAGCCGTGGGCTGCCTTCTGctggcaccccaaaaccccttaAATCCCCTTACCCCAGCCACGCCGGGGGGAGCAGCCTCAGCACAGCAGGGCCAGGGGTCTCCGCAGAGCGGGCaggcgggggggagggagggatggagaaatGCAGGGACTTGCCTAAGATCACAGGCAGAGCTGTGGCACAGCTAGGAATAAACTGCATTTCACAGGACTGTAGGAAAATTCAGGACGGAAAGGGCCTCAGGAGGtcctctgtcattttttaaagtatctgttGTTGAGGCACCTGGCTTCTGTTTTCAAGTCACCTAAACCCCTTAGACATTAAGTCCTACTGAGGATCAGTGGGGTGTAAACTGTGAGATGCTTGAAttcactgcagagaaaagggaTGTTGGTTCCTAACCCTCCTCCTCGCCCCATGGCGTGGCAACCTAGCAGCCATTGGCACCACAtgaggggagcagagggagcttCTATTGACCAAGTTGAGGTCCACGAAGCAAGACAAGCTCTACCCGGTGGCTCACGTCCTCTGCTTTGAGCTACTGTGGCCAGGCTGCCCCAGAGCAGACATCGCAAGGGTTTCTTCAGGTGGAGAAACTAGAGGTACTGGAGACAGTACTAGAGAAGATGTGCTGAGTCCTGGTTCAGCACCACATCTGTAACAGCCATGCCACCTCCTCCATTAAATCCTCGGCTCAAGGTGTCACTgcagtttgattttcttttgcagaaggACTTTACGTGTGTCAGTTGAACTCAGACGTTCCCGACTTCCCCGTGGGGGTAGCATCGCCCCCCGCCTTGTGGTGGTGCTGGCAAACTGCTCTGATATCCTCAGCTAAAGCCTGTGAATTACTGCTACTAATGCCAGGGCATGCCCTAATGAccattttctccatctttcgTCTCGGAGTTCCTCTAACTGTCAAAGATGAGAGCCAACAAAGGGATTTTTTGTTGACCTGGTTTCTCCCAAATGTCCCAGTGagtggcagcagcaccagcccctccagcagcagtggAAGCCTACGTTAAACATTTGGTATCTCTTCTCACAAGAGAAGGGGAATTAAACCCAAGATCTTGGCCAAATTTCAAGTCTCAGCCATTAAATTCTGCCTGCCTAAAATCCCCCTGCTGTTCTAGCTTGACTCTGTGGACCAAATCCATTCAGGGGGTAAATAGATGAAACCCATTAAAACCAAAGGAATTTGCAGCCATTTACACCATTTGTTTTTTACGTCTTGCCCTTAAGGCACGTGTATTTTCTGGGTGCTGGTTATATAGCTGCTCCCTCGGTGATAGCTGCATTACGGAGCGCTTCCAAGAAGAAACCTAAACCTGAGCGTCCCTAGTCACATAACTGCCTGTCAGACCTTCCCCTTCTCTCATTTTAGTATCCTTGTGGTTATGGGTATCACAAGAGAGCTGGGGAGGCCCGAATCAGGGCTGGGTCACGATGGTCCTTGTCCCTCAGGGTGACGCACCGTGCGGTGCATGTAGCCCGACCCCGTCTGTGCCCCGTTCGCAGAGGATACAGCAGCGACGGCTGCCAACCGCGGAGCGCAGACGCCGTGTAGGTACAAACCTGCACCGAGTGCATTTACCTGCTTCTGCTTCGTTAGTTAAAGCAGCGCAAACTGCGTGCGGACTCTCTTGTTATCATCCCATTGGGTTGCTCCTGTTTACCTTGAAGGTGGTTGAAACTAAAGCTTGCTTGAGGCTAAACTGAAGGGAGAGAGATTTAAACTGCAATGAAAGGGTCCATACAACCTCTTCTACTAGCTTATTTAGCTGAAAGTTACTCTTTAAATTAAGCAAGGATGAGTTTCCTGCAGAATAAACCCTGCCCTTCAGCACAAGCTGTCGTAGCCCCAGAGCCATTGGCACGCTTTCCGTGTGCGATGGAGATGGGCAGCGATGCTTGAGCTCACAGAGACCACCTTGCCTCTGGAAATCAAAGCAGCGGGGCCGTGCTGACACTGGTATTCGGGCTAGGAGCAGCGTGGCCTCGTGCCAAGCCACCTGAGCAACACGGCTTTTGGGACCGAATGCAAGAAAATCTCCGGGCAGTgctggctgctctgtgccatATGGATGCAGCAGCTCATTCTGCTGCTTGGTACCTACGAGCCAAAATGATGGCATGAGGTGGAAAACAGATGGAGGGAATCGCCTGCCTGTGGGGGAGAAGTGCAGACTAACAGGACTGTGGTTATGAGTTGTAGCGGAACTTCTGACCTCTCCTTTCTGCAGACCGCTTAATCTCAGCCTCGTCTGCATCTTGGAGTTGCATCATTTTAGCAGTCCTGCGGTGTCCTACAGGGCAGGTATTTGCAGATACGGGTAAGGCAGGCACTTGCAGGGCATAGGGACACACAGCGGGAGGTTTTC is a genomic window containing:
- the ATOH8 gene encoding transcription factor ATOH8, with translation MRSTPLADGEPWPRLCPAAELGGLRRLRRKHGCKSFRVELKVLSGRRTPLRAPPTHPPPPLPPPPPPPPPPAAPPPAWEPLGAASAFPAAPPPPPPAARPPPPPAASPRPRPGEASGVSPEIKALQQTRRLLANARERTRVHTISAAFEALRKQVPCYSYGQKLSKLAILRIACNYILSLARLADLDYSADHSNMSFSECVEQCTRTLQAEGRSKKRKE